A stretch of the Orcinus orca chromosome 1, mOrcOrc1.1, whole genome shotgun sequence genome encodes the following:
- the RPS6KC1 gene encoding ribosomal protein S6 kinase delta-1 isoform X7, with product MDTRTEQTFILKGLRKSSEYSRNRKTIIPRCVPNMVCLHKYIISEESVFLVLQHVEGGKLWSYISKFLNRSPEESFDIEAVKKSSLAKVQLQQPTSSPQDSSSFESRESDGGAMLKILPLKTSLTPSSQDDSTQDDDGQDSSPKWPDSGSSSEEECTTSYLTLCNEYGQEKIEPGSLNEELFIKTERNDVDTKAIENFPAHLAADSDSRSAQLTAHELKFFPGDDGLEAVSSPRTSDSLSRSKNSPMEFFRIDSKDSTSELLGLDFGEKLYSLKSEPLKPFFTLSDGDSTSRSFSTSESKVEFIAHDTISRGSDDSVPVISFKDAAFDDVSGTDEGRPDLLVNLPGELEPMKDGAAMGPTKFTQTNIGIIESKLLETPDVLCLRLSTEQCQAREEKGTEELSDPCGPKSRSITEKHYAQGDLGMLFVAADDHSNAGDMSLLHSSDPKFQGLSLVASAVTANNAKESLFHISDPLSGANEYNVNIDTLKTEEVLLFTDQTDDLAKEEPTVFQRDSETKAESGLALEGDKEIHQIFEDLDKKLALNSRFYIPEGCIQRWAAEMVVALDALHREGIVCRDLNPNNILLNDRGHIQLTYFSRWSEVEDSCDSDAIERMYCAPEVGAITEETEACDWWSLGAVLFELLTGKTLVECHPAGINTHTTLNMPECVSEEARSLIQQLLQFNPVERLGAGVAGVEDIKSHPFFTPVDWAELMR from the exons GTGGCAAACTCTGGTCATATATCAGTAAGTTTCTAAACAGAAGTCCTGAAGAAAGCTTTGACATCGAAGCAGTGAAAAAATCTTCACTTGCTAAAGTTCAACTGCAACAGCCAACATCTAGTCCTCAGGACAGCAGCAGCTTTGAATCCAGAGAAAGTGATGGTGGAGCCATGCTTAAAATTCTGCCTTTGAAGACTAGTCTTACTCCAAGCTCTCAAGATGATAGCACCCAAGATGATGATGGGCAAGACAGCTCTCCAAAATGGCCAGATTCTGGCTCAAGTTCAGAAGAAGAATGTACTACTAGTTATTTAACATTATGCAATGAATATGGGCAAGAAAAGATTGAACCAGGGTCTTTGAATGAGGAGCTTTTCATAAAGACTGAAAGGAATGATGTTGATACCAAAGCTATAGAAAACTTCCCAGCACACCTTGCTGCTGACAGTGACAGCCGCAGCGCACAGCTGACAGCCCATGAGCTGAAGTTCTTTCCTGGAGATGATGGCCTGGAAGCAGTTAGTTCTCCAAGAACATCAGATTCCCTCAGTAGATCTAAAAACAGCCCCATGGAATTCTTTAGAATAGATAGTAAGGATAGCACTAGTGAACTCTTAGGACTTGATTTTGGAGAAAAAttgtatagtctaaagtcagagCCTTTGAAACCATTCTTCACTCTTTCTGATGGAGACAGCACTTCCAGAAGTTTTAGTACTAGTGAAAGCAAGGTAGAGTTTATAGCTCATGACACCATTAGCAGGGGCTCAGATGACTCAGTCCCggttatttcttttaaagatgcTGCTTTTGATGATGTCAGTGGTACTGATGAAGGAAGGCCTGATCTTCTTGTAAATCTGCCTGGTGAATTGGAGCCAATGAAAGATGGTGCAGCAATGGGACCTACTAAGTTCACACAGACTAATATAGGCATAATAGAAAGTAAACTGTTGGAAACCCCTGATGTTTTATGCCTCAGGCTTAGTACTGAACAGTGCCAAGCACGTGAAGAAAAAGGCACAGAGGAACTGAGTGATCCCTGTGGGCCTAAATCCCGTAGTATCACAGAGAAACACTATGCACAGGGAGATCTTGGGATGTTATTTGTAGCAGCTGATGATCATAGTAATGCGGGAGACATGTCTTTGTTACACAGTTCGGATCCTAAGTTTCAAGGACTTAGCTTGGTTGCATCGGCAGTAACAGCAAACAACGCAAAAGAAAGCTTATTCCATATTTCTGACCCACTCTCAGGTGCTAATGAATATAACGTAAATATAGACACTTTAAAAACTGAAGAAGTATTGCTGTTTACAGATCAAACTGATGATTTGGCTAAAGAGGAGCCGACTGTATTTCAGAGAGACTCTGAGACTAAGGCAGAGAGTGGGTTAGCACTAGAAGGAGACAAGGAAATACACCAGATTTTTGAGGACCTTGATAAAAAATTAGCACTAAACTCCAGGTTTTACATCCCAGAGGGCTGTATTCAAAGATGGGCAGCTGAAATGGTGGTAGCCCTTGATGCTTTACATAGAGAGGGAATTGTGTGCCGCGATTTGAACCCAAACAACATCTTATTGAATGATAGAG GACACATTCAGCTAACGTATTTTAGCAGGTGGAGTGAGGTTGAAGATTCCTGTGACAGCGATGCCATAGAGAGAATGTACTGTGCCCCAG AGGTTGGAGCAATCACGGAAGAAACTGAAGCCTGTGACTGGTGGAGTTTGGGTGCTGTCCTCTTTGAGCTTCTCACTGGCAAG ACTCTGGTTGAGTGCCATCCAGCAGGAATAAATACTCACACTACTTTGAACATGCCAGAATGTGTCTCTGAAGAGGCTCGCTCACTCATTCAACAG CTCTTACAGTTCAACCCTGTGGAGCGTCTTGGTGCTGGAGTTGCTGGTGTTGAAGATATCAAATCTCATCCATTTTTTACCCCTGTGGATTGGGCAGAACTAATGAGATGA